TTTAGGGAGGGCGTTTGCGAGGAATGCTGACCTGGCTGGAACTTAACTCTCTTGCCTGTCTGAATGTTTGTCCGTTAAGTTTTTTTTAAATCATTCTTTCTTTTCTCCTTTAAAAATCCACTGAATACCAAATTTGTCGTAAAACTGTCCGTACATCCCAAATGGTAGCTCATGTAATTCCTGTAGCCTTTCGTTATTGTCTCCGTCCTTAAGTTTGTCAAAAACTATTTTTAATTCGTTATATGTTTTTCCGATAACAAATATAGCAAACGTATTGCCTGGTATTGGGTCAAATTCAGGTGAAGCCATCCAATCGGTGGCTGATATTTCTATATCACCATTTTTTAGATGAGCATTGATAATCCTGTCGTGCTTTTCGGGGGGTAACATATCTTTCATTGAACTATCACCAAGTTTAGTAAGTGTCAAGTCACCGCCAATACATTCGTGATAAAAGGTCATTGCCTCAGCACAATTTCCA
The Chitinophaga sp. MM2321 DNA segment above includes these coding regions:
- a CDS encoding VOC family protein encodes the protein MLHTTPFLLFDGNCAEAMTFYHECIGGDLTLTKLGDSSMKDMLPPEKHDRIINAHLKNGDIEISATDWMASPEFDPIPGNTFAIFVIGKTYNELKIVFDKLKDGDNNERLQELHELPFGMYGQFYDKFGIQWIFKGEKKE